ACTTTATTACCTGTCTAATTTCCCAGTGTTTAAAATCAGATAGTTTATTTAAAACTGTTTTATTGTTAAAACAAACTATTTCAGTCAAACCCTGCCGTCTGTCTGAATAATCATTCTGTCTGGATAACCATTATTTTACAACGAATTACTCGATTTACAATGAACAGGATTATAAACTGCCCACCACGTAGGTTTATGAATTATCCGCAACAAACAGATTTATAAATTGATTATCGTAATGGGTCTAAGAGGCGTTTTTATGATTAGAATGAAATTACACGGCACATACAATATCTATTATGCTATTCTCGGCATGCGGAACCCCATGAACTCCTGGCATCTTATGGACAGCAGTGAGCCTGATGAGGCAGGGAACTGCAAGCTCGGAGAAAAGGATCTGAACCTGGCTCAGCGCCTGACCCTTGCAGGGACCGAACACAGTAAGTTTTTAAGGTTCATCACGGTCTGTTTTGATATCACAGCCCCACTCTACTGGTGGAAAGAGTTTGATACCTACAAGTTCGCAGAAAAGAACTCCACTTCAACAATGCACAAGCTGACCAGCAAGGAGCTTGCTCCCCACGATTTTTCCTATGATATGCTGACCGATTACAGGGAAGCCCAGATCCGGCACCTGAATGACCTTATTAAAGCCTACAACTCCCGCGAAGGCGACAGCGAAGAGGATAACGCATACCGGAAAGCAGTTTTCAGGGAACTTGTCCAGGACCTGCCGAGTGCATACAACCAGAAAAGAACAGTTATAACGAATTACGCTGAACTCCGCAATATTTACTTCCAGCGCCGCTATCACAAGCTTGACGAGTGGAGGGATTTCTGCAACTGGATTAAAGAGACGCTGCCGTATGCAGAAGAGCTCATCTGCCTGGAAAAGAAAGAATAAAATCGAAATATCTTTTCAGTAGTCCCGGCTGGAAAGAATTGATCTTAGAAACCTTGCTGGGAATGGATTAATAGAACTCCAGGCTCTCACCGGTCATACCCATGACCGGCTTTTCCCTAAAATTTTAATAAAAATAATACTCAGTTGCCTTTATCAGCTTTATATTGCAGGTTTTTGAAGCTTAAATAGCGATCTAATCGGATTAATAGATTTTATTAGCTTAATTTGATGTTTCAATGGGTTTTCTGAGTTCTTATTATACTCATTATTGCTTTTTTGCATTCTCTGGGTGTATTTTATTGAGGATAGATGGATAAAAAACTAAAGGCTTATATATTTAGGATGCTTGCTACTGTCCTGTATATCATTGTAAATCGGAACTTTACTTCATGTTTTTCTCGTGTGTACTCTTATTTAGTTATTCTCTTTTACTGAGAAGCGGAGTATGAACGTATATAATGAAGCAGGAATAGTCTGAAAGCCTCTTTGCGAATAAATAAATATATCGAACATTTTACAGATAGTTTAAGAGATAAAATGACAGAGCTTGAAAAAACAATTTCCTTCAGTCGGGGTATGGGACTTGCAGTCTGCATGCTTATAGGGACAGGCATTCTGGCATTGCCAGGACTGGCGCTTGATGCAGGCACGGTACATGAAGCAATCCTGGGCTGGTTCCTTATAGCCATTGCAGCAGTCCCTCTTATTGCGATCTGTTCCCGCCTTGGCTTGAGATTTCCTTCAACAGCCGGGCTTGCAGGATATGCTGAAGAGGCTGTGGGACCCTGGGGAGGATATGCAGTTTCCTATCTTGTAGGGGGCTCATTCTTTTTCGGGCTTCCTGCGGTTGCCCTTATAGGCAGCGAGTATATGGGGCAGCTTTTCCAACTATCCGGAGCAGAAACAGCGCTTTTTGCAATCCTGCTTGTAACCCTGATGTTTCTTTCCAACCTGGCGGGAATGAAGGTTATTTCCATGATCAATTATGCGGCTCTGGCTGTTCTCTTCCTGCTTATCAGCCTGCTCATTGCCTTTAACCTTGATTTTCTGGGCTCGGGGTTCGCAATTGCCAGCGAGGCTGCTAACAGTGGAGGGAAAATAGACCTGAATAACATCTGGAAAGTTGCAGCCCTGCTTTTCTGGGCTTTTCTGGGCTGGGAAAACCTTTCTTTCTCGTTGGGAGAGATAAAAGATCCTGAGAAAAATGTTCCGCGCCTATACTGGCTGAGTTTTGTTCTTGTGACCTCTATTTACCTTATGCTTGCCCTTATCAGCGCGGGAGCCAGTGCTTCAGGCACAACCCTTGAGGGTGCAGCCGGGCTATCCAGCCTTGTATTTTTTACGCCCGGAGGAGATCTGCTTATCTGGCTCATGATAGTGGTTATTGCAGCCAATGCCTGTTCCTGGAATTTTACTGCAAGCCGCCTGCTCTATTCAGGGGGCAGGACAGGCATCTTCCCTGAGATGTTTGGAAAACTTTCAGCAGGGAATATTCCTGTAGCCAGTCTGGTTGGGCTGTATATTCTTTCAATCATCCTGATTTGCGGAAGCTATCTCCTCAAAATTCCCGTATCAGCCATGATGTTGCTCGTAAACCAGAACTTTGTTTTCCTCTACGCCTTCATTATAATCGCTTACTGGAAAACCGAAACAGGCTGGAGGAAATGGATCTTTTCAGTTCTTTCACTCATGTCCCTGAGTTTTTTAATCTCAGGATTTACCTGGAAGGTTGCATATCCAATCTTTCTGATTGGCTCTGGTTATTTCAGGTTTCTCAGGAGTATGGATAAGGCTCCTGTATCCAGAGTCCCTGTGCAGGGAATCCCTGCATCAGGAAGTTCTGAATCCAAAAATCCCGTATCAGGAAAATAAAATGCTTTGTAAATAGAAAATAAAATGTTTTGTAAATAGAGAAAATGGTTATTGGCTGTGGATCCCTTTATGATCATTCATACGCCCCTAACGCAAGGACAAAGACTTCGAGAACAACCTCCTGAATTTTGAAGAAGAGGTATTACTTCTTCAGACTGTCCTCTCAGGTTTTCAACACTTTTTTCTTCTCAATCCGCTTGAATTTATATGCGGCAGGCACGAAGACTATATTTTCTTCAACAGCCTTGTAATAAGAGATTGGGCTCCAGAATCTTATTCCGTGTCAATTTGAGCCTGAGTACTTATGAAAATTCATAAACAAAAGGAATTAAAAATGGATGACGTACTCCTCACGATTTTTCGGGTAAGCATGCTCGAGACTTTCTACGTTACAGGCTCTCTTATTCTTGCAGGCATAATACTCGGTCTTATTGAGAATCGTGCCAACTTCTACGTCCAGAGAACCTTTGGCAGGAAAGGAATTCTGGTTACAGCCTGGATAGGCACCCCCATCCATGAACTCGGACACCTGCTGATGTGCTACATTTTCAGGCATAAAATAAACAAATTCAAGCTTTTCGACCGTAAAGCAAAAGATGGAGTCCTTGGATACGTTAACCACAGCTGGAATTCAAAAAGTCTTTACCAGAATATAGGAAACTTTTTCATAGGCATGGGTCCGGTCTTCAGCGGGACTGCAGCCCTTATTTTCGGGATGCACCTGCTCCTGCCAGACTCCTTTGCCAGGGTTGCCGGCTATCTTTCCCTTGAACCTGCCCAGCCTGACCAGTATATGTTGACAAAAATCTTCACCCTTACTGCTGACCTCTTTGGAAGCATTTTCTCGGCAGAAAACCTTATTTCTCTCAATTTCTGGATCTACTTCGCCCTGGCAATCTGCATCTCTTCCCATATAGCCCTGAGCTGGGAAGATCTTAAAGGGGCAGGCAGGGGTCTGATTACGATCTTCACCTTTATTTTGCTGGTAAATCTGGTTGCCCTCTTTCTCAATGCTGATTTTTCCTGGCTTTTTGCGGATATTCTGGCTTTGAATGTATATCTTGTGGCTTTTTCAATGATTTCGATTATTTTCTCATTGATCAGGCTGGTTTTGAGTGCTTTTGCGTATTATCTGGGTTACAGATTTTCCTGATATGGAATAGTTAGAATCTCTCTAATGCGGTCAGGTAGACTGTTACCTTTCCGGCTGCATAAAAAATGCAAACTTGGTGGGAAGAAAATCAAAATCCATGCTGCTTCCCTGTCATTTCTTCGATTTCTATCTTAATCACGCACAGCCTGTTAACTTTCCATTCCACAAACTCAAAAGGTCCCTTTTTCCCGTAGTGTTCGGAAAGAACAGTAAGTCCTTCCACCTTTTCATTGTAATCTTCAACAAACTTCGCCTGTCCGTTCCCTACAACACTCCTGTAGCGGACATTGTATTTGCAAATATCCCCGGCTGTTATGATTTCAGCCTCGGCATCGGCTTCAAAAGCGACTCTGGGATTCCTGTTAAGTATTTCGATCTTCTTACCTTCGCGGGAACAGTGGAGATAAATTTTGTTATCTTTATATCCGAAAGCCATCGGGATAATATATGGCATGTCTGAATCTGATAGAGCGAGCCGAAGGAATTGTGCTTTTGAGAGAATCGCTTCGATTTGCTGCTGGTTCTGAATAAATTCTTTGTTTCCCATTGCATTCACGCTGTGGATCTGTTTCTTAATTGAATCTGTTTTCTTAATTACCTGTAGTAGAAGCTTCTTTTTTATACAAAATATGTTTGCTAACATTCAGGTTTTTTAATAGCAGTTTCCCCTTTACTTTTTCACTATAATCTTTAACGAACCTTGCCTGTCCGTTTTCAACAACGCTCCTGCAGGCGGATAGTTAAACTAAACATCCAGTACTGCATTATAAGAAGTAATGGGGGACCATGATTATGGGAGCCAATAAGAAAATTATGATTAAGATAATCAAAGATGGACCGTATCGGGTTACAGGTGGAGTGCCGCTTCTCGAACAGGCAATTGTCACAGATGACAATGGCAACACCAGAGAATTAATTGATATAAAGGAATACCCCCGGCAGAATACCTATATCTTATGCCGCTGCGGTTCATCCAATAACAAACCCTACTGTGATGGAGCCCATCGCAAAATCGGTTTTGATGGTAGCGAAACTGCCAGCAGAAGGCCTTACATGGAAAGAGCGGAAACATTCGAGAGTCCTGATCTAAAAATCACCGATGTCTACGAGCTTTGCGATCATTCCCGTTTCTGCCAGCGGTCTGGCGGAATTAGGAATCTTATACAAAAATCAGACGATCCGGAAGCCCGACAAACCGCCATAGAAGAAGCAATGATCTGCCCATCTGGACGGCTGGTTCTGTGGGACAAAAAGACAGGCAAACCCTTTGAGAAAGAATTTGAACCATCTATTGTACTGGTTCACGATAAACAAAAAGGTTGTGAAGGTCCTCTTTGGGTTCGAGGCTATATCCCCATTGAATCTGCAGATGGCAGCATGTACGAATCCCGGAATAGAGTTACCCTCTGTCGCTGTGGGAAGTCAGAGAACAAGCCCTACTGCGACGGCAGTCACTGGATGACCCGCGAGCAAAAGCTGGAGTTCAGGAAGAAGTGGGGTCTGGAATGAGTGAATTCATTGATTCATGGTGGTTATTAACTTGCGGAAGTAGTCTCGCATAACGCTCAGGCGAACATCTCGGGTTTTGCACACCACAAAACAACGGCGTTTATCTCCAAAGTAAGAAAATTGAAGGAGCGTATTTATTTATGGAACACATTACCGATGCAACTGAATCAATAGAAGACTTCTTTGCCCGCTACACCAGGTATCTTACAGAGGGAGATATTGAAGAGCTTGTGAATATTTACAACTATCCTGCACTTGCCGTAACGGCTAACGGATGTCTCTCAATCACCGAGCCACAGCAGTCCCGTGATTTTTTCAGCCAGGGGCAGGAATTTTACCGTTCTCGAGGGATCCATGGGGTTCGGGCTCGCAATATTGTCACATGCATTGAGGTTCCTGGCATCTGGATAGGGCATCTCATTCTAGAAAATCTCGATGAGTCTGGTTCTCCGGTTGGTGAGGAGCATAACGCGTATCAGGTGGTAACGCTGCAAGACGGAACTCGCCTTATCGCGGTCTCTACTCCACTGGACACCTACAATCCTGACCAGAATAGCAGCGTTAAGTAGAGAAAACAATATATTTTTTACCAAGCAAAAGTGCCGGGTTGGCTCTCGGGCAGGACGGAGCCGCATAAGATGCTATATCAAATGTTGCTATTTTGACTACTCGCAACCTCCATCATCAACGGTAGATACAGGGAATATCGCGAATGAAAACGTTTTATCGGCTTTTAGGAGTAGCTTTTATTGCTATTACCACTACTAATTTTGTGTGGTTTGCCCTGACTTACTGGGCATATCTTACGACTAAATCCGTAATCTCAACCTCTGTGATGGCTGGCGTTTATCTGGTGGCAGCAGCGCTTTCCTCCAATTGGTTTGGCTCAATAGTAGACCGCTATAAGAAAAAGCACGCCATGATAGGATCAAGCCTTGCCACACTGCTTCTTTTTACCTCGGGTTTAGTGCTTTTCTACCTGAGTACCGAAGCTGATTTCGCTACAGTGACAAGCCTCCGTTTCTGGATCTTTGTTCTTATTCTCCTTCCAGGGGTGATAGCCGGAGGCATATACAGCATCGCCATCTCTACCCTGGTAGCTTTCCTTGTTCCTGAG
The Methanosarcina thermophila TM-1 genome window above contains:
- a CDS encoding APC family permease gives rise to the protein MTELEKTISFSRGMGLAVCMLIGTGILALPGLALDAGTVHEAILGWFLIAIAAVPLIAICSRLGLRFPSTAGLAGYAEEAVGPWGGYAVSYLVGGSFFFGLPAVALIGSEYMGQLFQLSGAETALFAILLVTLMFLSNLAGMKVISMINYAALAVLFLLISLLIAFNLDFLGSGFAIASEAANSGGKIDLNNIWKVAALLFWAFLGWENLSFSLGEIKDPEKNVPRLYWLSFVLVTSIYLMLALISAGASASGTTLEGAAGLSSLVFFTPGGDLLIWLMIVVIAANACSWNFTASRLLYSGGRTGIFPEMFGKLSAGNIPVASLVGLYILSIILICGSYLLKIPVSAMMLLVNQNFVFLYAFIIIAYWKTETGWRKWIFSVLSLMSLSFLISGFTWKVAYPIFLIGSGYFRFLRSMDKAPVSRVPVQGIPASGSSESKNPVSGK
- a CDS encoding CDGSH iron-sulfur domain-containing protein; this translates as MGANKKIMIKIIKDGPYRVTGGVPLLEQAIVTDDNGNTRELIDIKEYPRQNTYILCRCGSSNNKPYCDGAHRKIGFDGSETASRRPYMERAETFESPDLKITDVYELCDHSRFCQRSGGIRNLIQKSDDPEARQTAIEEAMICPSGRLVLWDKKTGKPFEKEFEPSIVLVHDKQKGCEGPLWVRGYIPIESADGSMYESRNRVTLCRCGKSENKPYCDGSHWMTREQKLEFRKKWGLE
- a CDS encoding pyridoxamine 5'-phosphate oxidase family protein — encoded protein: MGNKEFIQNQQQIEAILSKAQFLRLALSDSDMPYIIPMAFGYKDNKIYLHCSREGKKIEILNRNPRVAFEADAEAEIITAGDICKYNVRYRSVVGNGQAKFVEDYNEKVEGLTVLSEHYGKKGPFEFVEWKVNRLCVIKIEIEEMTGKQHGF